From Aptenodytes patagonicus chromosome 1, bAptPat1.pri.cur, whole genome shotgun sequence, one genomic window encodes:
- the RASSF8 gene encoding ras association domain-containing protein 8 translates to MELKVWVDGVQRIVCGVTEVTTCQEVVIALAQAIGRTGRYTLIEKWRDTERHLAPHENPIVSLNKWGQYASDVQLILRRTGPSLSERPTSDSVARIPERTLYRQSLPPLAKLRPPSDKSMKRREPKRKSLTFTGGAKGLMDIFGKSKESEFKQKVLNNCKTTADELKKLIHLQTEKLQCIEKQLESSEAEIRYWEQKYNSSLEEEILKLEQKIKRNEVEIEEEEFWENELQIEQENEKQLKEQLQEMRQRILECESKLKDYMSQIHNMESGLEAEKLQREVQESQVNEEEVKEKIEKVKGEIDIQGQQSLRLENGIKAVERSLGQATKRLQDREQELEQLTKELRQVNLQQFIQQTGTKVTVLPADPVEVEAPHVELEREPTFQSGSLKRPGSSRQLPSNLRILQNPLSSGFNPEGIYV, encoded by the exons GTCGTACCGGCAGGTACACGCTGATCGAGAAATGGCGGGACACGGAGAGGCACCTGGCACCGCACGAAAACCCCATCGTGTCGCTGAACAAGTGGGGGCAGTACGCGAGCGACGTGCAGCTGATCCTGCGCCGCACCGGGCCCTCTCTGAGCGAGAGGCCGACTTCGGACAGCGTGGCTCGCATCCCAGAGAGGACTCTGTACCGGCAAAGCTTACCTCCCCTGGCCAAGCTGAGGCCTCCCAGCGACAAATCCATGAAGAGGAGGGAGCCGAAAAGGAAATCCCTCACCTTCACCGGGGGGGCCAAAGGGCTAATGGACATCTTTGGGAAAAGCAAGGAATCCGAGTTCAAGCAAAAGGTGCTCAACAACTGTAAAACAACAGCGGATGAGTTGAAGAAATTGATCCACCTCCAGACAGAGAAACTTCAGTGCATTGAAAAACAGCTGGAGTCCAGCGAAGCCGAGATCCGCTACTGGGAACAAAAGTATAACTCCAGCCTGGAAGAAGAAATCCTCAAGCTAGAGCAGAAGATCAAAAGGAACGAAGTGGAGATCGAAGAGGAAGAGTTCTGGGAAAACGAGCTGCAGATTGAACAGGAGAACGAAAAACAGCTgaaggagcagctgcaggagatgaGGCAGAGGATCCTGGAGTGTGAGAGCAAGCTGAAGGACTACATGTCTCAGATCCACAACATGGAAAGCGGCCTTGAAGCAGAGAAGTTGCAGCGGGAAGTTCAAGAGTCCCAAGTGAATGAAGAAGAGGTCAAGGAAAAGATCGAGAAGGTGAAGGGTGAAATTGATATTCAGGGCCAGCAGAGTCTGAGATTGGAAAATGGCATTAAAGCTGTAGAAAGGTCTTTGGGCCAAGCTACCAAACGGTTACAG GACAGGGAACAAGAACTGGAGCAACTGACAAAGGAGCTGCGACAGGTCAATCTCCAACAGTTCATCCAGCAAACAGGAACGAAGGTCACGGTGCTGCCAGCAGACCCCGTTGAGGTGGAGGCCCCGCATGTGGAGCTCGAGAGAG AGCCAACATTTCAGTCCGGGTCACTGAAGCGCCCTGGCTCGTCGAGGCAACTCCCCAGTAACCTTCGGATTCTACAGAATCCCCTGTCGTCTGGTTTTAACCCGGAGGGCATTTATGTATGA